The segment TTACGACCAGAAGGGCGGCTGACGCCTTTCCGCGCGTGGGCCGGGCGCCTGTCCGGCCTACATCTGCACCATGACGGCGGGGCCTTCGCGGCCTCGCCCTTTTTGCCACGGACCGGAGGGGGTTTCGTGGCCGATGGGGTTTGACATGACGACTGAACGTTCGAGCGGCTTCGTCGCCTTCATACTCGTGCTGCTGGCCATTGCGATATTCTCGTTCTGGATGGCACCGGGTCCGCGCATCGACGAGACCGAGGCAGAACTGGCCGCGGCCCGGCTGGAAACCGGCGGCGCGCAGACGCTGGAAGACATCCTGCGGCGGCAGCAGGGCCTGCCGGTCAACGACGACTTCCGGTCGACGAACATCGGCGGCGACGCCGTGCCGCCGCCGAACACCGCGCCGCTCGGCACTTCGTCCGACCCGGACCTGTGGCGCGCGCTGCGCTACAACAAGGCGGATGTGACCGTCTCGACGCACCGGCCGGTGGGCGAAGTGCTGATGCAGGACGGCGGCATGAGATGGCTGACCGTGCGCGACGGCCCGCTGCGCACCTATGGCGGCTGGCTGCTGCTGGGGACCATCGGCATCCTCGCCGTCTTCTTCCTGTTCCGCGGCCGCATCAGGATCGAGGGCGGCAAGACCGGCAAGACCGTCACCCGTTTCCACGCCTTCGAACGCTTCACCCATTGGATGACCGCCGGGTCCTTCGTGCTCCTGGCTTTCACCGGGCTCTTCACCCTCTTCGGGCGCAAGTTCCTGATCCCGGTGCTGGGCCATGACGCGAACTCCGTTTGGCTGGCGGTCTCGAAGTACATCCACAACAATGTCAGCTGGGCCTTCATGCTGGGGATCGTGCTGGTCTTCATCCTTTGGGTCGCGCACAACATCCCCAACAAGCTGGACATCATCTGGTTCAAGCAGGCGGGCGGCATCGTCGGCGACAAGCACCCCCCGGCGAAGAAGTTCAACGCGGGCCAGAAGCTGATCTTCTGGTCGGTGATCCTGTTCGGCGCGTCGATCTCGCTGTCGGGCCTGTCGCTGCTCTTCCCCTTCGACCTGCCGCTGTTCGGCAAGACCTTCACGCTGCTGAACGACATCGGCATCACCGGCCTCCTCGGCATGGAGCCGCTGCCCGTGGCGCTTGCCCCGCAGGAAGAGATGCAACTTGCCCAGCTCTGGCACGCCATCGTCGCCTTTGTCCTGATGGCGATCATCATCGGCCATATCTACATCGGCTCGATCGGGATGGAGGGCGCCTTCGACGCCATGGGGTCCGGGCAGGTGGACGAGAACTGGGCCGAACAGCACCACTCCATCTGGTACGAGAAGGTCAAGGAACGCGAAGCCGCGCGCGAGGGCAGGGCGCCCGAACAGGCGACCCCGGCGGAGTGATGCGCTGGCTTGCGATCCTGTGCCTCTGCGCCTCGGCCGCCGGGGCGCAGGAGTTCACCACCCTCAAGGGACACGGCGGACCGATCATGGGCATCGCCGCCTCCGGTGACCGCGTGGCCACCGCCAGCTTCGACAACTCCGTCGGCGTCTGGTCGGCGGACGAGCCGGAATGGCAGGAAGGCCACGAGGCGGCGGTCAACGCTGTCGCCTTCGGGCCGGAGGGCACGGTGA is part of the Sagittula sp. P11 genome and harbors:
- a CDS encoding formate dehydrogenase subunit gamma — translated: MTTERSSGFVAFILVLLAIAIFSFWMAPGPRIDETEAELAAARLETGGAQTLEDILRRQQGLPVNDDFRSTNIGGDAVPPPNTAPLGTSSDPDLWRALRYNKADVTVSTHRPVGEVLMQDGGMRWLTVRDGPLRTYGGWLLLGTIGILAVFFLFRGRIRIEGGKTGKTVTRFHAFERFTHWMTAGSFVLLAFTGLFTLFGRKFLIPVLGHDANSVWLAVSKYIHNNVSWAFMLGIVLVFILWVAHNIPNKLDIIWFKQAGGIVGDKHPPAKKFNAGQKLIFWSVILFGASISLSGLSLLFPFDLPLFGKTFTLLNDIGITGLLGMEPLPVALAPQEEMQLAQLWHAIVAFVLMAIIIGHIYIGSIGMEGAFDAMGSGQVDENWAEQHHSIWYEKVKEREAAREGRAPEQATPAE